From Chryseobacterium shandongense, the proteins below share one genomic window:
- a CDS encoding murein L,D-transpeptidase catalytic domain-containing protein — translation MMKHFIFLLLFFISFSKFESQHSDESFGLPSSRISEIKGFIKGKNYNQDVAVFINFKIHSGKYRYFVYDLKNNEILQKAIVAHGDGSVIKNSEALRFSNVDGSHQSSLGKYEIRESYFGKFGKAYRLDGLDSTNSNARSRAIVLHSYYCIPDKESPNPACLSFGCPMLSKNAFVETSKLIDQSEKPIILYAFY, via the coding sequence ATGATGAAACACTTTATTTTTTTACTTTTATTTTTCATTTCCTTTTCAAAATTTGAATCTCAGCATTCAGATGAATCTTTTGGTTTGCCATCCTCAAGAATTTCAGAAATTAAAGGCTTCATCAAAGGAAAAAATTACAACCAGGATGTTGCTGTTTTTATCAATTTTAAAATTCATTCCGGAAAATACCGGTATTTTGTTTACGATCTTAAAAACAATGAAATTCTACAGAAAGCCATTGTTGCTCACGGGGACGGATCTGTTATAAAAAATTCAGAAGCTCTACGGTTTAGTAATGTTGATGGCTCTCATCAGTCGTCGTTAGGAAAATATGAAATCCGCGAAAGCTACTTTGGCAAATTCGGGAAAGCGTATCGTCTTGATGGATTAGATTCTACAAACAGCAATGCAAGATCCAGGGCAATTGTACTTCATTCTTATTATTGCATTCCCGATAAAGAATCTCCCAATCCCGCATGTTTAAGTTTCGGTTGTCCCATGCTTTCCAAGAATGCATTTGTTGAAACTTCTAAATTGATTGATCAATCGGAAAAACCAATAATATTATACGCTTTTTATTAA
- a CDS encoding DUF6263 family protein produces the protein MKNISMLAISLLMVISCQKKELQKEHLSLNLPRGFEQTLIYTSSTDGNSNGGMNEATEVKFHVDSVDKNSNYYITGEIMRMTFNQKMFGEEVHFDSREPSDSDDGLGEELKPMINNPFTFKIDKFGNILEKQKFTKEASDESSLSTYNIIPFAFPRETVEEGFTWKVDTSNPLTKSIMPVTSSFTYKGTKDNKVEFAINSTMKGVEEVMKDTDIKGKYVFDGKTKALISAERNMPVQFGGGTATFTITPKIEGF, from the coding sequence ATGAAAAACATTTCTATGCTTGCCATATCACTCTTAATGGTGATATCCTGCCAAAAAAAAGAACTTCAGAAAGAACATCTTTCGCTTAATCTTCCAAGGGGTTTTGAGCAGACTTTAATATATACATCTTCTACGGATGGAAATAGTAATGGGGGAATGAATGAAGCTACCGAAGTAAAATTCCATGTAGATTCAGTAGACAAGAATTCCAATTATTATATTACAGGAGAAATTATGAGAATGACTTTCAACCAGAAAATGTTTGGAGAAGAAGTTCATTTTGATTCCAGAGAACCTTCCGATTCTGATGATGGATTAGGCGAAGAGCTCAAGCCCATGATTAATAATCCATTTACATTTAAAATAGATAAATTCGGGAATATTCTTGAGAAGCAAAAATTTACCAAAGAAGCTTCAGACGAGAGCAGTTTAAGCACATATAATATTATTCCGTTTGCTTTTCCGAGAGAAACGGTGGAAGAAGGTTTTACCTGGAAAGTAGACACTTCCAATCCTTTAACAAAATCTATTATGCCTGTTACCAGTAGTTTTACGTACAAAGGTACTAAAGATAATAAGGTGGAATTTGCCATTAATTCAACCATGAAGGGTGTAGAAGAAGTGATGAAAGATACTGATATTAAAGGTAAATATGTTTTCGACGGCAAAACAAAAGCTTTGATTTCTGCCGAAAGAAATATGCCGGTTCAGTTTGGCGGCGGTACTGCAACTTTTACCATTACTCCCAAAATTGAAGGATTTTAA
- a CDS encoding ABC transporter ATP-binding protein, translating to MIKARNIHKFYGNLEVLKGVDIHIKMGEVVSIVGESGAGKSTLLQILGTLDQPTTSSKFDTEITIAGESFINMNDKQLSKFRNQNIGFVFQFHQLLPEFTALENVLLPTKIAGANEKDAMEKAYALFEDLKIEQRLHHKPNQLSGGEAQRVAVARALINSPKIIFADEPTGNLDSKNADDLHRLFFDLRDKYNQTFVIVTHNPNLAEITDRKLVMKDGMIIE from the coding sequence ATGATTAAAGCAAGAAATATCCATAAATTTTATGGAAATTTAGAAGTGTTAAAAGGTGTTGATATTCATATCAAAATGGGAGAGGTTGTTTCGATTGTGGGAGAATCCGGTGCAGGAAAGTCGACGCTTTTACAGATTTTGGGAACCCTTGACCAGCCTACTACTTCATCGAAATTCGATACGGAGATTACCATTGCCGGTGAATCTTTTATCAATATGAATGATAAACAGCTTTCTAAATTCAGAAACCAGAATATCGGTTTTGTATTTCAGTTTCATCAGCTTCTTCCCGAGTTTACAGCATTGGAAAATGTGCTTCTTCCGACAAAAATTGCCGGAGCTAATGAAAAAGATGCCATGGAAAAGGCTTATGCTTTATTTGAAGATCTGAAAATAGAACAGAGGCTGCATCACAAGCCCAACCAGCTTTCGGGAGGTGAGGCGCAGCGTGTAGCTGTAGCACGTGCTTTAATCAATTCTCCAAAGATTATCTTTGCCGATGAGCCTACGGGAAATCTTGATTCTAAAAATGCAGATGATCTGCACCGTTTATTTTTTGATCTAAGGGATAAATACAATCAGACCTTTGTAATTGTAACCCACAACCCGAATCTGGCAGAAATCACAGACCGGAAATTGGTAATGAAAGACGGGATGATCATCGAGTAA
- the radC gene encoding RadC family protein, with protein MSIKFLAEDDRPREKFLLKGKSSLSDSELLAIIMGSGNRDETAVELARRILASVNNNWNQLSLLSVKDLMKFKGVGEVKAISIATALEIGRRKVSQEVPDKPVISSSSVAYDIFRNHLSDLRTEEFWAIFLNRSNKVIHFAQLTQGGINQSIVDIRVLFKTALDHFSTGIIIAHNHPSGSLQPSREDIEITRNIKIAGETMSIQLLDHLIITQNSYFSFSDDGLL; from the coding sequence ATGTCCATAAAATTTTTAGCTGAAGACGACAGACCCAGGGAAAAATTTTTGCTGAAAGGCAAAAGTTCGCTTTCCGATTCCGAATTGCTGGCCATCATCATGGGAAGCGGCAACAGAGATGAAACAGCGGTAGAATTGGCCAGAAGGATTCTGGCTTCCGTGAATAACAACTGGAATCAGCTCAGTCTGTTATCGGTTAAGGATTTAATGAAATTTAAAGGAGTAGGAGAGGTAAAAGCAATTTCCATTGCTACAGCCTTGGAAATAGGAAGAAGAAAAGTGAGTCAGGAAGTGCCTGATAAACCTGTAATTTCCAGCAGTAGTGTGGCTTACGATATTTTCAGAAATCATCTGTCAGATTTAAGAACGGAAGAATTCTGGGCTATTTTCTTAAACAGGAGCAACAAGGTGATTCATTTTGCACAATTGACACAGGGGGGAATTAACCAATCCATCGTAGACATAAGAGTATTGTTTAAAACAGCATTGGATCATTTTTCCACGGGAATTATCATTGCACACAATCATCCTTCCGGAAGTTTGCAGCCAAGCCGGGAAGATATTGAAATCACCCGGAACATTAAAATTGCAGGAGAAACCATGAGCATCCAGCTTTTGGATCATCTCATCATCACACAGAATTCTTATTTTAGCTTCTCAGACGACGGACTATTATGA